A window of the Hordeum vulgare subsp. vulgare chromosome 5H, MorexV3_pseudomolecules_assembly, whole genome shotgun sequence genome harbors these coding sequences:
- the LOC123452133 gene encoding putative disease resistance protein RGA3 isoform X3: protein MATSGAVVDRLLRRLASDARRSELPSGVDEHVAHLWQTLSALQDVLLSVERLFRARTEVQDWMAKINQIVYDTEHLLDEFEDQNGIGSERTGCITKATSLCSSCPFFLYSTRVNRMKILRKKLDLLASDSVVFSFLQHPKCDLEQSGIQEEFCITAIVGRDSDKAKIKKLILENGTETLSIIPIVGLVGLGKTTLARLIFHDQGEGWNLDLRIWIDLNRKFDLTNIAAEIISQANGTKEGPSEVNTNIQIHEDLQLLKNRLQKTLHDKRCLIVLDGLCSTDKSQLDELKEMLRRTNKWIKVLVTTSSDITAELMHTFPPYKLFPLSEDDCWTIFFEKAFGDGGTVNACLEKIGKQIVKRCDGIPSLAHFLGSVVHNQVMDVWLAARDEPIWKLESTYSMKVKVFASLNQIYYDMPSALKLCFLYLSVFPKGSIIDKEKLIRQWIALDIIGSKHGTLPSYVQAEMYIQDLLSIHFLQVRKTHSVNGMEISTSPTTLYMHNFIHEFARHVACNDIIILDNRKMNDNGKELLFQYALLTHYKGQSTLCSALLTGARALHFLNSEAIKLHREAFELLKHLRVLNLSGSCIEEIPTSIGHLKHLRYLDVSGLKVQTLPSSMCTLINLEALDLSNTSLKELPSFIGSLEKLKYLNLQGCDILQNLPATLGHLQALEHLRLSCRHGVGELANCLCNLLDLRFIDLSSCTELPQLPPSLGNLMKLEDLNLSSCFNLKQLPESFGDLYDLRSLNMSSCYELEQLPGSFCNLVKLEVLILRRCRRLQNLPQSFGDIENLRILDLTGCEALHVSVGMLTTNLEYLNLQQCLKLPTRPNRLNNFTGLKFLNLSQCLPTIDCLQSLGYLFNLEYLNLSQNPLVIHVSFVRLQKLHTLDLTGCPLEHPSHSLPQMFQDIIHKMTGLKFLLTKDPMIVACLPPYIRCSVGIDENWHITTDELFISDLTRGSRGLTIAERANLKNRPELRFLKLEWTNTSHPAVHGIDEDLGQEVLEKLKPHQSLEHLEIVGYSGFAWPTWMMNNMVTLLPNLVRLHLLCLGNCKDLPPLGQLINLRYLHIEDMPNLVNLGMGLSGGTQPFKKLMHLKLESLLNLEELPILLLTNNGNQQFIFPALEELFVLSCPNLMFKPSLPKCQKYVIRDSNRILLCGEPLGPLSSPSPANIMITGCKISPSCLHWLESLQTIERIVIDACVGDDSEAVTSLKLLGVKCTQELSSSKIRNEKTSQSSSGTRILNELTTQDDAHTNTRHVVDVDSSGWQSSGESSLISLQQNPATTGLGTSIIRKLFPKFNTSSGQSVERITSSPVSMPSVETPPTSHQLSRSKMPAKITGVRSLSLSLKQVQKATRRFSPSLQLSESGSWEVYKGILPNNQIVVVRRAKKGCVRAAEVHKKVQLLAAINHWSLVRSLCFIDKGNQFIMISEYVPNGSLRQHLDAQDQKILDLDQRILIAIDVAIALTYLHLCAAGETMICYDLKTTKILLTESYRAKLGTFELSRSGTMDQVIGTIGYIDPQYGRY from the exons ATGGCCACCTCCGGCGCCGTCGTTGACCGGCTCCTACGCCGGCTGGCCTCCGACGCTCGCCGGTCGGAGCTACCGTCAGGCGTAGACGAGCACGTGGCGCATCTGTGGCAAACTCTGTCGGCGTTGCAAGATGTGCTGCTAAGTGTGGAGAGACTTTTTAGGGCGCGTACGGAGGTGCAGGATTGGATGGCGAAGATAaatcagattgtctatgatacTGAACATCTCTTGGACGAGTTTGAAGACCAAAATGGCATCGGATCTGAGAGGACCGGCTGTATCACAAAG GCAACATCATTGTGTTCTTCATGTCCGTTTTTCTTGTACAGTACTAGagtgaatagaatgaagatactCAGAAAAAAGTTGGATCTTTTAGCAAGTGATTCTGTCGTTTTCAGTTTTCTGCAGCACCCAAAGTGTGATCTTGAACAATCTGGTATCCAAGAAGAGTTCTGTATAACTGCAATCGTTGGAAGAGATAGTGATAAAGCAAAAATAAAGAAATTAATCTTGGAAAATGGTACAGAAACATTGTCCATCATTCCCATAGTTGGTCTTGTGGGTTTGGGAAAAACAACACTTGCCAGATTAATTTTCCATGACCAGGGAGAAGGGTGGAATTTAGATCTTCGTATTTGGATCGACTTAAATAGGAAATTTGACCTTACAAACATTGCTGCTGAAATAATCTCACAAGCTAATGGGACAAAAGAAGGACCCTCAGAAGTCAATACCAACATTCAAATCCATGAAGATCTCCAATTGCTAAAGAATCGTTTGCAGAAGACACTTCATGACAAACGTTGTCTAATTGTCTTGGATGGCCTTTGTAGCACAGATAAAAGCCAGTTGGATGAATTGAAGGAAATGCTCAGGCGTACGAACAAGTGGATCAAAGTTTTGGTGACCACTTCCAGTGATATAACTGCAGAGCTAATGCACACTTTCCCACCGTACAAGTTGTTTCCATTGTCTGAAGATGACTGTTGgacaatattttttgaaaaagctTTTGGGGACGGGGGTACTGTAAATGCATGCCTGGAGAAAATTGGGAAGCAAATTGTGAAAAGATGTGATGGAATACCATCTTTAGCTCATTTTCTTGGTTCAGTAGTGCACAATCAAGTCATGGATGTCTGGTTAGCAGCAAGGGATGAACCAATATGGAAATTAGAGAGCACATATTCCATGAAAGTTAAAGTGTTTGCATCACTGAATCAAATATACTATGACATGCCCTCAGCGCTGAAACTATGCTTTCTATATTTATCAGTATTTCCTAAGGGATCTATaattgataaagaaaaacttatcagaCAGTGGATTGCACTCGATATTATTGGATCAAAACATGGAACCTTGCCATCCTACGTGCAGGCGGAGATGTACATTCAGGACCTTCTGTCAATACATTTCCTCCAAGTTAGAAAGACACATTCA GTTAATGGAATGGAAATCAGTACATCTCCTACAACACTCTACATGCATAACTTCATCCATGAATTTGCAAGGCATGTTGCTTGCAATGATATTATTATTTTGGATAATAGAAAAATGAATGATAATGGAAAAGAGCTCTTGTTCCAATATGCATTGTTGACCCATTACAAAGGGCAATCAACACTTTGCAGTGCACTGCTCACAGGGGCAAGGGCATTACACTTCCTGAACTCTGAGGCTATAAAGCTCCACCGAGAAGCATTTGAATTACTGAAGCATCTGCGTGTTTTGAATCTCAGTGGAAGCTGCATTGAAGAAATACCCACTTCCATTGGCCATTTGAAACATCTAAGATATCTTGATGTTTCTGGCTTAAAGGTTCAGACATTACCTTCCTCCATGTGTACATTGATAAATCTTGAGGCGTTGGATCTATCAAATACTTCTCTCAAGGAATTGCCCTCTTTCATTGGTTCTTTAGAGAAGCTAAAATATTTGAACCTGCAAGGCTGTGACATACTTCAAAACTTGCCTGCAACCCTTGGTCATCTCCAAGCACTTGAGCATCTTAGGCTGTCATGTCGTCATGGTGTTGGTGAGCTAGCTAACTGTCTCTGCAATCTTTTGGATCTTCGGTTTATTGATTTGTCAAGCTGCACTGAGCTTCCACAGTTGCCTCCTTCATTGGGTAATTTAATGAAATTGGAGGATCTAAACCTATCTAGTTGCTTCAACCTCAAGCAGCTACCGGAATCTTTTGGCGACCTTTATGACCTTAGGTCTCTGAACATGTCGAGCTGCTATGAGCTCGAACAGTTGCCTGGATCTTTTTGTAATCTCGTCAAGTTGGAAGTCCTTATACTTAGGAGGTGTCGTAGACTTCAAAACCTCCCTCAGTCCTTTGGGGATATTGAGAACCTTCGTATTTTGGATCTAACTGGCTGCGAGGCACTTCATGTAAGTGTTGGAATGTTAACAACCAATTTGGAGTATCTGAACCTACAGCAATgtcttaagcttccgactcggcCTAACCGTTTGAATAACTTCACTGGACTGAAGTTTTTGAATCTCTCACAGTGCCTCCCTACCATTGACTGTCTGCAATCTCTTGGCTACTTGTTCAATCTAGAATATCTGAACTTGTCGCAAAATCCTCTCGTCATACATGTGTCTTTTGTGAGGCTTCAGAAGCTGCATACGTTGGACCTCACTGGTTGTCCTCTTGAGCATCCATCCCATAGTTTACCTCAAATGTTCCAAGATATCATACATAAAATGACAGGACTGAAATTTCTGTTGACGAAAGATCCAATGATAGTGGCCTGTCTTCCACCATACATCCGGTGCTCTGTTGGGATTGATGAGAACTGGCACATAACAACCGACGAGCTTTTTATTTCAGACCTCACAAGAGGGTCCAGGGGCTTAACTATCGCAGAGAGAGCAAATCTGAAGAATCGACCAGAGCTACGTTTCCTTAAACTAGAGTGGACTAATACTTCTCATCCAGCTGTACATGGAATAGATGAAGATTTAGGTCAAGAAGTTCTGGAAAAGCTCAAACCACACCAAAGTTTAGAGCATTTGGAGATAGTTGGATATTCAGGATTTGCATGGCCAACATGGATGATGAACAACATGGTGACTTTACTCCCAAACCTTGTCAGACTCCATCTGCTCTGCCTTGGAAACTGTAAAGATCTTCCTCCACTGGGCCAGCTAATAAATTTGCGGTACTTACATATAGAAGATATGCCTAATCTCGTAAATCTGGGTATGGGTCTTTCTGGGGGCACACAGCCCTTCAAAAAATTAATGCACCTCAAATTGGAAAGTTTACTAAACCTAGAAGAGTTGCCTATACTGTTGTTGACGAACAATGGGAATCAGCAATTCATTTTCCCTGCTCTTGAGGAATTATTCGTGCTATCCTGCCCTAATCTCATGTTCAAACCATCTCTGCCAAAGTGTCAGAAATATGTAATAAGAGATAGTAACCGGATTCTGTTATGTGGGGAACCTTTGGGGCCACTGTCATCTCCGTCACCAGCAAACATAATGATTACTGGGTGCAAGATATCTCCCAGTTGCTTGCATTGGCTTGAATCCTTGCAGACCATCGAGAGAATAGTAATTGATGCATGTGTGGGGGATGACAGTGAAGCAGTAACCTCTTTGAAGCTTCTGGGGGTAAAATGCACTCAAGAATTATCCAGTAGCAAGATTCGGAATGAAAAAACAAGCCAAAGTTCATCGGGGACAAGGATTTTAAATGAATTGACCACTCAG GATGATGCCCATACGAATACTCGCCATGTTGTGGATGTGGACTCATCGGGCTGGCAATCCTCCGGTGAATCATCCTTGATATCTTTACAGCAAAACCCAGCCACAACAGGCCTTGGTACCTCAATAATCCGGAAACTTTTCCCAAAGTTTAATACCAGTTCGGGACAATCAG TGGAACGTATTACATCCTCTCCAGTAAGCATGCCATCAGTGGAGACCCCACCAACTTCTCACCAGTTGTCTAGGTCCAAAATGCCTGCAAAAATAACTGGAGTACGATCCTTGAGCTTAAGCCTTAAGCAGGTTCAGAAGGCTACTCGGAGATTTTCACCTTCACTTCAGCTAAGTGAAAGTGGATCCTGGGAAGTCTACAAGGGTATCTTACCAAATAACCAAATTGTTGTGGTGCGGAGAGCTAAGAAG